One segment of Neodiprion fabricii isolate iyNeoFabr1 chromosome 1, iyNeoFabr1.1, whole genome shotgun sequence DNA contains the following:
- the LOC124188153 gene encoding alpha-2-macroglobulin receptor-associated protein isoform X2, with product MSVKILNPILVLSLLLGCNLCEGLSKYSSAANAPAEDASIYVPTSVRELDKPFRMAKLNLLWSKAKHRLTEPKLQALFSDLKIHDKEEIALKHLKAESKDLEGLHEATMRKKLIGLMSTYDLLEHFTDTEDENILKRHKAMNDGSNYVSKDVFKNRKLNQLWAKAEFAGFTDEELAALKEEFLHHQEKVDEYMSLIADIDAGDTQTHKNSLSDKHENWNMLEQEEESNDVPGKNIDYLTKVNLMRDKHVKLKDGYDHLERLTAQGPNHKEFIEPKVQGLWRIAQEAKFNPDELMSLKEELRHYERRLLKLRHFHTSAALADGKRGKSEDFDNSTAEKNVKKHARIVEKLHLDLETKIMQKHVEL from the exons ATGAgtgtcaaaattttaaaccCAATCTTGGTTCTAAGTCTGCTTCTTGGCTGTAATCTGTGCGAAGGTTTGAGTAAATATTCTAGTGCAGCGAATGCGCCTGCCGAGGATGCTTCGATATATGTTCCAACATCAGTGCGAGAACTCGACAAACCTTTTCGAATGgcgaaattgaatttactgTGGTCCAAAGCAAAGCAT CGTCTAACTGAACCCAAGCTGCAAGCACTATTcagtgatttgaaaattcatgacAAGGAGGAGATCGCATTAAAACATCTTAAAGCTGAAAGTAAAGATCTTGAAGGGTTGCACGAAGCTACGATGCGTAAAAAACTAAttg GCCTTATGAGCACGTATGATCTATTGGAGCATTTCACAGACACCGAGGATGAGAATATCTTAAAGAGACATAAGGCTATGAATGACGGCAGCAATTATGTATCGAAAGATGTTTTTAAAAACAGAAAGCTCAATCAGTTATGGGCGAAAGCTGAATTTGCTGGCTTTACag ATGAAGAGCTGGCAGCATTGAAAGAAGAGTTTCTCCATCATCAGGAAAAAGTTGACGAGTATATGAGCCTTATCGCTGATATCGATGCAGGAGATACTCAAACTCACAAGA ATAGCTTGAGCGATAAACATGAAAACTGGAATATGCTTGAGCAAGAGGAAGAGAGCAACGATGTTCCTgggaaaaatattgattatcTTACGAAAGTTAATTTGATGag AGACAAGCATGTGAAATTAAAAGATGGATATGATCATTTGGAAAGACTCACTGCCCAAGGGCCAAATCATAAGGAATTCATAGAGCCTAAAGTGCAAGGTCTGTGGAGGATTGCCCAGGAAGCCAAGTTCAATCCAGATGAGTTGATGTCCCTCAAG GAAGAACTTCGACACTATGAAAGGAGATTGTTGAAACTACGCCATTTTCATACCTCTGCAGCTTTGGCTGATGGTAAGAGAGGGAAATCAGAAGACTTTGACAATTCAActgctgaaaaaaatgtgaaaaaacatGCAAGAATAGTTGAGAAGTTACATCTTGATCTTGAGACAAAAATAATGCAAAAGCATGTGGAGCTGTAG
- the LOC124188153 gene encoding alpha-2-macroglobulin receptor-associated protein isoform X1, whose amino-acid sequence MSVKILNPILVLSLLLGCNLCEGLSKYSSAANAPAEDASIYVPTSVRELDKPFRMAKLNLLWSKAKHRLTEPKLQALFSDLKIHDKEEIALKHLKAESKDLEGLHEATMRKKLIEIFKCLLYVGLMSTYDLLEHFTDTEDENILKRHKAMNDGSNYVSKDVFKNRKLNQLWAKAEFAGFTDEELAALKEEFLHHQEKVDEYMSLIADIDAGDTQTHKNSLSDKHENWNMLEQEEESNDVPGKNIDYLTKVNLMRDKHVKLKDGYDHLERLTAQGPNHKEFIEPKVQGLWRIAQEAKFNPDELMSLKEELRHYERRLLKLRHFHTSAALADGKRGKSEDFDNSTAEKNVKKHARIVEKLHLDLETKIMQKHVEL is encoded by the exons ATGAgtgtcaaaattttaaaccCAATCTTGGTTCTAAGTCTGCTTCTTGGCTGTAATCTGTGCGAAGGTTTGAGTAAATATTCTAGTGCAGCGAATGCGCCTGCCGAGGATGCTTCGATATATGTTCCAACATCAGTGCGAGAACTCGACAAACCTTTTCGAATGgcgaaattgaatttactgTGGTCCAAAGCAAAGCAT CGTCTAACTGAACCCAAGCTGCAAGCACTATTcagtgatttgaaaattcatgacAAGGAGGAGATCGCATTAAAACATCTTAAAGCTGAAAGTAAAGATCTTGAAGGGTTGCACGAAGCTACGATGCGTAAAAAACTAAttg aaattttcaaatgtctTCTATATGTAGGCCTTATGAGCACGTATGATCTATTGGAGCATTTCACAGACACCGAGGATGAGAATATCTTAAAGAGACATAAGGCTATGAATGACGGCAGCAATTATGTATCGAAAGATGTTTTTAAAAACAGAAAGCTCAATCAGTTATGGGCGAAAGCTGAATTTGCTGGCTTTACag ATGAAGAGCTGGCAGCATTGAAAGAAGAGTTTCTCCATCATCAGGAAAAAGTTGACGAGTATATGAGCCTTATCGCTGATATCGATGCAGGAGATACTCAAACTCACAAGA ATAGCTTGAGCGATAAACATGAAAACTGGAATATGCTTGAGCAAGAGGAAGAGAGCAACGATGTTCCTgggaaaaatattgattatcTTACGAAAGTTAATTTGATGag AGACAAGCATGTGAAATTAAAAGATGGATATGATCATTTGGAAAGACTCACTGCCCAAGGGCCAAATCATAAGGAATTCATAGAGCCTAAAGTGCAAGGTCTGTGGAGGATTGCCCAGGAAGCCAAGTTCAATCCAGATGAGTTGATGTCCCTCAAG GAAGAACTTCGACACTATGAAAGGAGATTGTTGAAACTACGCCATTTTCATACCTCTGCAGCTTTGGCTGATGGTAAGAGAGGGAAATCAGAAGACTTTGACAATTCAActgctgaaaaaaatgtgaaaaaacatGCAAGAATAGTTGAGAAGTTACATCTTGATCTTGAGACAAAAATAATGCAAAAGCATGTGGAGCTGTAG
- the LOC124188153 gene encoding alpha-2-macroglobulin receptor-associated protein isoform X3: protein MRKKLIEIFKCLLYVGLMSTYDLLEHFTDTEDENILKRHKAMNDGSNYVSKDVFKNRKLNQLWAKAEFAGFTDEELAALKEEFLHHQEKVDEYMSLIADIDAGDTQTHKNSLSDKHENWNMLEQEEESNDVPGKNIDYLTKVNLMRDKHVKLKDGYDHLERLTAQGPNHKEFIEPKVQGLWRIAQEAKFNPDELMSLKEELRHYERRLLKLRHFHTSAALADGKRGKSEDFDNSTAEKNVKKHARIVEKLHLDLETKIMQKHVEL from the exons ATGCGTAAAAAACTAAttg aaattttcaaatgtctTCTATATGTAGGCCTTATGAGCACGTATGATCTATTGGAGCATTTCACAGACACCGAGGATGAGAATATCTTAAAGAGACATAAGGCTATGAATGACGGCAGCAATTATGTATCGAAAGATGTTTTTAAAAACAGAAAGCTCAATCAGTTATGGGCGAAAGCTGAATTTGCTGGCTTTACag ATGAAGAGCTGGCAGCATTGAAAGAAGAGTTTCTCCATCATCAGGAAAAAGTTGACGAGTATATGAGCCTTATCGCTGATATCGATGCAGGAGATACTCAAACTCACAAGA ATAGCTTGAGCGATAAACATGAAAACTGGAATATGCTTGAGCAAGAGGAAGAGAGCAACGATGTTCCTgggaaaaatattgattatcTTACGAAAGTTAATTTGATGag AGACAAGCATGTGAAATTAAAAGATGGATATGATCATTTGGAAAGACTCACTGCCCAAGGGCCAAATCATAAGGAATTCATAGAGCCTAAAGTGCAAGGTCTGTGGAGGATTGCCCAGGAAGCCAAGTTCAATCCAGATGAGTTGATGTCCCTCAAG GAAGAACTTCGACACTATGAAAGGAGATTGTTGAAACTACGCCATTTTCATACCTCTGCAGCTTTGGCTGATGGTAAGAGAGGGAAATCAGAAGACTTTGACAATTCAActgctgaaaaaaatgtgaaaaaacatGCAAGAATAGTTGAGAAGTTACATCTTGATCTTGAGACAAAAATAATGCAAAAGCATGTGGAGCTGTAG
- the LOC124188158 gene encoding axonemal dynein light intermediate polypeptide 1 isoform X1 has protein sequence MAAVVQERTVPPTDTLIKYENPVLVTTHPERKNRDASPSKVGMTACKVQTALPTTDIRRETDEILNGILPPKEWEEDCQIWTQRVSSIPATRLDVINLQEQLDMRLQQRQARETGICPVRRELYTQCFDEVIRQVTINCAERGLLLFRIRDEIRMTMAAYQTLYQSSIAFGMRKALQAEQGKEDLILAADELRVQKVELEKNVAELRQKFEQAETRAAEVREAEDKKHSEEIQFLKKTNQQLKTQLEGIIATKK, from the exons ATGGCAGCAGTGGTTCAGGAAAGGACTGTCCCTCCCACTGATACTCTGATAAAGTATGAGAATCCTGTCCTTGTCACCACTCACCCAGAAAGG AAGAATAGAGATGCATCACCATCTAAGGTTGGGATGACAGCATGTAAAGTACAAACAGCACTGCCAACAACTGACATTCGACGCGAAACTGATGAGATCTTGAATGGAATTCTGCCTCCAAAAGAATGGGAGGAAGATTGTCAAATATGGACTCAACGT GTGTCGAGTATACCGGCTACCAGATTAGACGTCATCAATCTGCAAGAACAACTTGATATGAGACTACAGCAACGACAAGCTAGAGAGACTGGGATCTGTCCTGTCAGGCGAGAACTTTATACACAATGttttg ATGAAGTGATTCGCCAAGTAACGATCAATTGTGCTGAACGTGGGTTACTTTTGTTCCGAATTAGAGATGAGATTCGCATGACTATGGCTGCGTATCAAACGCTTTATCAAAGTAGCATAGCATTTGGCATGCGTAAGGCTTTACAG GCTGAACAGGGAAAGGAAGATCTTATATTAGCCGCGGATGAATTACGCGTTCAAAAGGTCgagcttgaaaaaaatgttgctgAGTTGAGACAGAAATTCGAACAAGCTGAAACGAGAGCTGCGGAAGTGCGCGAAGCTGAGGATAAAAAACATTCTgaggaaattcaatttctaaaGAAAACAAATCAGCAACTCAAG aCACAACTTGAAGGAATCATTGCAACAAAAAAGTGA
- the LOC124188158 gene encoding 33 kDa inner dynein arm light chain, axonemal isoform X2 produces the protein MTACKVQTALPTTDIRRETDEILNGILPPKEWEEDCQIWTQRVSSIPATRLDVINLQEQLDMRLQQRQARETGICPVRRELYTQCFDEVIRQVTINCAERGLLLFRIRDEIRMTMAAYQTLYQSSIAFGMRKALQAEQGKEDLILAADELRVQKVELEKNVAELRQKFEQAETRAAEVREAEDKKHSEEIQFLKKTNQQLKTQLEGIIATKK, from the exons ATGACAGCATGTAAAGTACAAACAGCACTGCCAACAACTGACATTCGACGCGAAACTGATGAGATCTTGAATGGAATTCTGCCTCCAAAAGAATGGGAGGAAGATTGTCAAATATGGACTCAACGT GTGTCGAGTATACCGGCTACCAGATTAGACGTCATCAATCTGCAAGAACAACTTGATATGAGACTACAGCAACGACAAGCTAGAGAGACTGGGATCTGTCCTGTCAGGCGAGAACTTTATACACAATGttttg ATGAAGTGATTCGCCAAGTAACGATCAATTGTGCTGAACGTGGGTTACTTTTGTTCCGAATTAGAGATGAGATTCGCATGACTATGGCTGCGTATCAAACGCTTTATCAAAGTAGCATAGCATTTGGCATGCGTAAGGCTTTACAG GCTGAACAGGGAAAGGAAGATCTTATATTAGCCGCGGATGAATTACGCGTTCAAAAGGTCgagcttgaaaaaaatgttgctgAGTTGAGACAGAAATTCGAACAAGCTGAAACGAGAGCTGCGGAAGTGCGCGAAGCTGAGGATAAAAAACATTCTgaggaaattcaatttctaaaGAAAACAAATCAGCAACTCAAG aCACAACTTGAAGGAATCATTGCAACAAAAAAGTGA